One Elephas maximus indicus isolate mEleMax1 chromosome 16, mEleMax1 primary haplotype, whole genome shotgun sequence DNA window includes the following coding sequences:
- the MRPL43 gene encoding 39S ribosomal protein L43, mitochondrial, translating to MTARGTASRFLTSVLHNGLGRYVQQLQRLSFSLSRDSPSSRGAREFVEREVVDFARRNPGVVIYVNPRPCCVPTVVAEYLNGAVREESIPCKSAEDIATLVQKLADQSGLEVVRIRKPFHTDSPSIQGQWHPFTNKPTTPGGLRPREAQGAAPAQ from the exons ATGACTGCGCGCGGGACTGCGAGCCGCTTCCTGACCAGTGTCCTTCACAACGGCCTGGGTCGCTACGTGCAGCAGCTGCAGCGTCTCAGCTTCAGCCTCAGCCGCGACTCGCCTTCCTCCCGCGGTGCCAG ggagttcgtGGAACGGGAGGTGGTCGACTTCGCCAGGCGGAATCCCGGGGTCGTAATTTACGTGAACCCTCGGCCGTGCTGCGTGCCTACAGTAGTGGCGGAATACC tTAACGGGGCTGTGCGAGAGGAGAGCATCCCCTGCAAGTCGGCCGAGGACATTGCGACGCTGGTGCAGAAGCTGGCCGACCAGTCAGGCCTCGAGGTGGTCCGCATCCGCAAGCCCTTCCACACGGACAGCCCGAGCATCCAGGGCCAGTGGCACCCCTTCACCAACAAACCGACGACGCCCGGTGGGCTCCGCCCCAGAGAGGCCCAGGGTGCTGCCCCAGCCCAGTGA
- the TWNK gene encoding twinkle mtDNA helicase isoform X1, which yields MWALLQGGYSLRTLLPLRGEWMGWRGLPRSLVPGPPRRRYRKEALPALDVPVLPITTTEIRQYLRTHGIPFQDGHSCLRAPSPFAGASHHKDHVGVATSFNLFIDKTTGRFLCMASLAEGSWEDFQASVEGRGDATKEGVLLSEAPEAVNSEEVRRIWDRAIPLWELPDPQEAQLARVMFGLSKVTDDTLKRFSVRYLRPARSLVFPWFSPVGLGLRGLKVVGAEGQGDQVHYVETTIPRPGAYHNLFGLPLINRRDVEVVLTSRELDSLALNQSMGLPSLALPRGIACLPPALLPYLEQFRRIVLWLGDDLRSWEAAKLFARKLNPKRCSLVRPGDQQPRPLEALNRGLNLSRILRSALPAWHKSIVSFRQLREEVLGELSNVEQAAGVRWSRFPDLNRLLKGHRKGELTVFTGPTGSGKTTFISEYALDLCTQGVNTLWGSFEISNVRLARVMLTQFAVARLEEQLDKYDEWADRFEDLPLYFMTFHGQQSIRTVIDTMQHAVYVYDICHVVIDNLQFMMGHEQLSTDRIAAQDYIVGAFRKFATDNSCHVTLVIHPRKEDDDKELQTASIFGSAKASQEADNVLILQDRKLVTGPGKRYLQVSKNRFDGDVGVFPLEFNKSSLTFSVPPKSKTRLKKIKDDNGLVAKKSSSGKKGTVPQNSEMCLDQIPNP from the exons ATGTGGGCCCTCCTCCAAGGTGGATACTCCCTCCGTACCCTCCTGCCCCTGCGTGGGGAATGGATGGGTTGGAGGGGCCTGCCCCGAAGCTTGGTCCCAGGACCTCCTCGCAGACGATACAGGAAGGAGGCTCTTCCAGCCTTAGATGTACCAGTGTTGCCTATAACTACAACCGAAATCCGCCAATATTTGCGGACTCATGGGATCCCCTTCCAGGATGGCCACAGCTGCCTGCGGGCACCCAGCCCCTTTGCAGGGGCCTCACACCACAAGGACCATGTTGGTGTTGCCACTTCCTTCAACCTCTTCATTGACAAGACCACAGGCCGCTTTCTCTGCATGGCCAGCCTAGCAGAGGGGAGCTGGGAAGACTTCCAAGCCAGCGTGGAGGGGCGAGGGGATGCGACTAAGGAAGGGGTCCTGCTTAGTGAGGCTCCAGAAGCTGTGAACAGTGAGGAGGTCCGGAGAATCTGGGACCGAGCGATACCTCTCTGGGAGCTGCCTGACCCACAGGAGGCCCAGCTAGCTCGTGTGATGTTTGGCCTCTCCAAGGTGACAGACGACACACTCAAGCGTTTCAGTGTGCGGTATCTGCGGCCTGCTCGCAGTCTTGTCTTTCCTTGGTTCTCCCCTGTAGGCTTGGGATTGCGAGGCTTGAAGGTAGTAGGGGCTGAAGGCCAGGGGGATCAAGTGCACTATGTGGAGACTACCATTCCCCGGCCTGGTGCCTACCACAATCTGTTTGGGTTACCACTGATTAATCGCCGAGATGTTGAAGTAGTACTGACTAGTCGTGAGCTGGACAGCCTTGCTTTGAACCAATCCATGGGGCTGCCCAGCCTTGCCCTACCAAGGGGAATAGCCTGCCTACCCCCTGCCTTACTCCCTTACCTGGAACAGTTCAGACGTATTGTGCTCTGGCTGGGGGATGACCTTCGGTCCTGGGAGGCTGCCAAGTTGTTTGCCAGAAAACTGAACCCTAAGAGATGCTCTTTGGTGCGGCCTGGGGACCAGCAGCCCCGTCCCCTGGAGGCCCTGAATCGAGGCTTAAATCTTTCTCGTATTCTGCGttctgccctgcctgcctggcaCAAGTCTATTGTGTCTTTCCGGCAGCTTCGGGAAGAGGTGCTAGGAGAACTGTCAAATGTGGAACAAGCAGCTGGTGTCCGCTGGAGCCGCTTTCCAGACCTCAATCGCCTCCTAAAGGGGCATCGGAAGGGTGAACTGACAGTCTTCACAG GGCCAACAGGCAGTGGAAAGACGACATTCATCAGTGAGTACGCCCTGGATTTGTGTACCCAGGGGGTGAACACACTATGGGGTAGCTTTGAGATCAGCAACGTGAGACTAGCCCGGGTCATGCTGACACAGTTTGCTGTGGCACGGCTGGAAGAGCAACTGGACAAGTATGATGAGTGGGCCGACCGCTTTGAGGACCTGCCCCTCTATTTCATGACTTTCCATGGGCAACAAAGCATCAG GACTGTAATAGATACTATGCAACATGCAGTCTACGTCTATGACATTTGTCATGTGGTTATCGACAATCTGCAGTTCATGATGGGTCACGAGCAGCTGTCCACAGACAG GATTGCAGCTCAAGACTACATCGTTGGGGCCTTCCGGAAGTTTGCTACAGACAATAGCTGCCATGTGACACTGGTCATTCACCCCCGTAAGGAGGATGATGACAAGGAACTGCAAACAGCATCCATTTTTGGCTCAGCCAAA GCAAGCCAGGAAGCAGACAACGTtctgatcctacaggacaggaaACTGGTAACTGGGCCAGGGAAACGGTATTTGCAGGTCTCCAAGAACCGCTTTGATGGAGATGTAGGTGTCTTCCCGCTCGAGTTCAACAAGAGCTCCCTCACCTTCTCCGTCCCACCAAAGAGCAAGACTCGACTCAAAAAGATCAAGGACGACAATGGACTAGTGGCCAAAAAGTCCTCTTCTGGCAAAAAGGGGACTGTGCCTCAGAACTCTGAGATGTGCCTGGACCAGATCCCCAACCCCTAG
- the TWNK gene encoding twinkle mtDNA helicase isoform X2, whose amino-acid sequence MWALLQGGYSLRTLLPLRGEWMGWRGLPRSLVPGPPRRRYRKEALPALDVPVLPITTTEIRQYLRTHGIPFQDGHSCLRAPSPFAGASHHKDHVGVATSFNLFIDKTTGRFLCMASLAEGSWEDFQASVEGRGDATKEGVLLSEAPEAVNSEEVRRIWDRAIPLWELPDPQEAQLARVMFGLSKVTDDTLKRFSVRYLRPARSLVFPWFSPVGLGLRGLKVVGAEGQGDQVHYVETTIPRPGAYHNLFGLPLINRRDVEVVLTSRELDSLALNQSMGLPSLALPRGIACLPPALLPYLEQFRRIVLWLGDDLRSWEAAKLFARKLNPKRCSLVRPGDQQPRPLEALNRGLNLSRILRSALPAWHKSIVSFRQLREEVLGELSNVEQAAGVRWSRFPDLNRLLKGHRKGELTVFTGPTGSGKTTFISEYALDLCTQGVNTLWGSFEISNVRLARVMLTQFAVARLEEQLDKYDEWADRFEDLPLYFMTFHGQQSIRIAAQDYIVGAFRKFATDNSCHVTLVIHPRKEDDDKELQTASIFGSAKASQEADNVLILQDRKLVTGPGKRYLQVSKNRFDGDVGVFPLEFNKSSLTFSVPPKSKTRLKKIKDDNGLVAKKSSSGKKGTVPQNSEMCLDQIPNP is encoded by the exons ATGTGGGCCCTCCTCCAAGGTGGATACTCCCTCCGTACCCTCCTGCCCCTGCGTGGGGAATGGATGGGTTGGAGGGGCCTGCCCCGAAGCTTGGTCCCAGGACCTCCTCGCAGACGATACAGGAAGGAGGCTCTTCCAGCCTTAGATGTACCAGTGTTGCCTATAACTACAACCGAAATCCGCCAATATTTGCGGACTCATGGGATCCCCTTCCAGGATGGCCACAGCTGCCTGCGGGCACCCAGCCCCTTTGCAGGGGCCTCACACCACAAGGACCATGTTGGTGTTGCCACTTCCTTCAACCTCTTCATTGACAAGACCACAGGCCGCTTTCTCTGCATGGCCAGCCTAGCAGAGGGGAGCTGGGAAGACTTCCAAGCCAGCGTGGAGGGGCGAGGGGATGCGACTAAGGAAGGGGTCCTGCTTAGTGAGGCTCCAGAAGCTGTGAACAGTGAGGAGGTCCGGAGAATCTGGGACCGAGCGATACCTCTCTGGGAGCTGCCTGACCCACAGGAGGCCCAGCTAGCTCGTGTGATGTTTGGCCTCTCCAAGGTGACAGACGACACACTCAAGCGTTTCAGTGTGCGGTATCTGCGGCCTGCTCGCAGTCTTGTCTTTCCTTGGTTCTCCCCTGTAGGCTTGGGATTGCGAGGCTTGAAGGTAGTAGGGGCTGAAGGCCAGGGGGATCAAGTGCACTATGTGGAGACTACCATTCCCCGGCCTGGTGCCTACCACAATCTGTTTGGGTTACCACTGATTAATCGCCGAGATGTTGAAGTAGTACTGACTAGTCGTGAGCTGGACAGCCTTGCTTTGAACCAATCCATGGGGCTGCCCAGCCTTGCCCTACCAAGGGGAATAGCCTGCCTACCCCCTGCCTTACTCCCTTACCTGGAACAGTTCAGACGTATTGTGCTCTGGCTGGGGGATGACCTTCGGTCCTGGGAGGCTGCCAAGTTGTTTGCCAGAAAACTGAACCCTAAGAGATGCTCTTTGGTGCGGCCTGGGGACCAGCAGCCCCGTCCCCTGGAGGCCCTGAATCGAGGCTTAAATCTTTCTCGTATTCTGCGttctgccctgcctgcctggcaCAAGTCTATTGTGTCTTTCCGGCAGCTTCGGGAAGAGGTGCTAGGAGAACTGTCAAATGTGGAACAAGCAGCTGGTGTCCGCTGGAGCCGCTTTCCAGACCTCAATCGCCTCCTAAAGGGGCATCGGAAGGGTGAACTGACAGTCTTCACAG GGCCAACAGGCAGTGGAAAGACGACATTCATCAGTGAGTACGCCCTGGATTTGTGTACCCAGGGGGTGAACACACTATGGGGTAGCTTTGAGATCAGCAACGTGAGACTAGCCCGGGTCATGCTGACACAGTTTGCTGTGGCACGGCTGGAAGAGCAACTGGACAAGTATGATGAGTGGGCCGACCGCTTTGAGGACCTGCCCCTCTATTTCATGACTTTCCATGGGCAACAAAGCATCAG GATTGCAGCTCAAGACTACATCGTTGGGGCCTTCCGGAAGTTTGCTACAGACAATAGCTGCCATGTGACACTGGTCATTCACCCCCGTAAGGAGGATGATGACAAGGAACTGCAAACAGCATCCATTTTTGGCTCAGCCAAA GCAAGCCAGGAAGCAGACAACGTtctgatcctacaggacaggaaACTGGTAACTGGGCCAGGGAAACGGTATTTGCAGGTCTCCAAGAACCGCTTTGATGGAGATGTAGGTGTCTTCCCGCTCGAGTTCAACAAGAGCTCCCTCACCTTCTCCGTCCCACCAAAGAGCAAGACTCGACTCAAAAAGATCAAGGACGACAATGGACTAGTGGCCAAAAAGTCCTCTTCTGGCAAAAAGGGGACTGTGCCTCAGAACTCTGAGATGTGCCTGGACCAGATCCCCAACCCCTAG
- the TWNK gene encoding twinkle mtDNA helicase isoform X3 yields the protein MLTQFAVARLEEQLDKYDEWADRFEDLPLYFMTFHGQQSIRTVIDTMQHAVYVYDICHVVIDNLQFMMGHEQLSTDRIAAQDYIVGAFRKFATDNSCHVTLVIHPRKEDDDKELQTASIFGSAKASQEADNVLILQDRKLVTGPGKRYLQVSKNRFDGDVGVFPLEFNKSSLTFSVPPKSKTRLKKIKDDNGLVAKKSSSGKKGTVPQNSEMCLDQIPNP from the exons ATGCTGACACAGTTTGCTGTGGCACGGCTGGAAGAGCAACTGGACAAGTATGATGAGTGGGCCGACCGCTTTGAGGACCTGCCCCTCTATTTCATGACTTTCCATGGGCAACAAAGCATCAG GACTGTAATAGATACTATGCAACATGCAGTCTACGTCTATGACATTTGTCATGTGGTTATCGACAATCTGCAGTTCATGATGGGTCACGAGCAGCTGTCCACAGACAG GATTGCAGCTCAAGACTACATCGTTGGGGCCTTCCGGAAGTTTGCTACAGACAATAGCTGCCATGTGACACTGGTCATTCACCCCCGTAAGGAGGATGATGACAAGGAACTGCAAACAGCATCCATTTTTGGCTCAGCCAAA GCAAGCCAGGAAGCAGACAACGTtctgatcctacaggacaggaaACTGGTAACTGGGCCAGGGAAACGGTATTTGCAGGTCTCCAAGAACCGCTTTGATGGAGATGTAGGTGTCTTCCCGCTCGAGTTCAACAAGAGCTCCCTCACCTTCTCCGTCCCACCAAAGAGCAAGACTCGACTCAAAAAGATCAAGGACGACAATGGACTAGTGGCCAAAAAGTCCTCTTCTGGCAAAAAGGGGACTGTGCCTCAGAACTCTGAGATGTGCCTGGACCAGATCCCCAACCCCTAG
- the LZTS2 gene encoding leucine zipper putative tumor suppressor 2 — translation MAIVQTLPVPLEPTPEAATAPQTPAMGSVSSLISGRPCPGGPAPPRHHGPPGPTFFRQQDGLLRGGYGAQEPLCPDVPPRKAVPGTSFTYINEDFRTESPPSPSSDVEDAREQRAHNAHLRGPPPKLVPVSGKLEKNMEKILIRPTAFKPVLPKPRGAPSLPSFLGPRASGLSGSQGSLTQLFGGPASSSSSSSSSAADKPLALSGWASGCPSGTLSDSGRNSLSSLPTYSTGGAEAATNSPGGHLPSHGPGRGPLSGPARGAPAGPSHSDSGRSSSSKSTGSLGGRMAGGLLGSGPRASPDSSSCGERSPPPPPPPPPSDEALLHCVLEGKLRDRDREAELQQLRDSLDESEAYEDRQRHWQREREALREDSAAQAQQAAQRAQRAQQLLQLQVFQLQQEKRQLQDDFAQLLQEREQLERRCATFEREQRELGPRLEETKWEVCQKSGEISLLKQQLKESQAELVQKGSELVALRVALRETRAALRVSEGRARGLQEAARARELELEACSQELQRHRQEAERLREKAGQLDAEVAGLRDPPVPPATADPFLLAESDEAKAQRAAAGVGGSLRAQVERLRAELQQERRRGEEQRDNFEGERQAWQAEKEQVIRYQKQLQHNYIQMYRRNRQLEQELQQLSLELEARELADLGLAEPAPCICLEEITATEI, via the exons ATGGCTATTGTGCAGACTCTGCCGGTGCCACTGGAGCCCACCCCTGAGGCCGCCACTGCCCCACAAACTCCAGCCATGGGCAGCGTGAGCAGCCTCATCTCAGGCCGTCCCTGCCCAGGGGGGCCAGCTCCTCCCCGCCACCACGGCCCCCCTGGTCCCACCTTCTTCCGCCAGCAAGATGGTCTGCTACGGGGTGGCTATGGGGCACAGGAGCCACTATGCCCAGATGTACCCCCCAGGAAGGCTGTCCCTGGCACGAGTTTCACCTATATCAATGAGGACTTCCGGACAGAGTCACCCCCCAGCCCCAGCAGTGATGTTGAGGATGCGCGAGAGCAGCGGGCACACAATGCCCACCTCCGTGGCCCCCCGCCAAAGCTCGTCCCTGTCTCTGGAAAGCTGGAGAAG aacatggagaaAATCCTGATCCGCCCAACAGCCTTCAAGCCAGTGCTGCCCAAACCTCGAGGGGCACCATCCCTACCTAGCTTCCTGGGTCCTCGGGCCTCTGGGCTGTCTGGGAGCCAAGGGAGCCTGACACAGCTGTTTGggggccctgcctcctcctcctcctcttcctcttcctcggCTGCCGACAAGCCCCTGGCACTGAGTGGCTGGGCCAGCGGCTGCCCGTCCGGAACACTGTCCGACTCTGGCCGAAACTCATTGTCCAGCCTGCCCACCTACAGCACCGGGGGTGCTGAGGCGGCCACCAACTCTCCAGGTGGACACCTGCCCTCCCACGGCCCTGGGCGGGGGCCACTGTCTGGGCCAGCCCGAGGGGCCCCTGCTGGGCCCTCCCATTCAGACAGTGGTCGGTCCTCCTCCAGCAAGAGCACGGGCTCCTTGGGGGGCCGCATGGCTGGGGGCCTCTTGGGCAGCGGTCCCCGGGCCTCCCCTGACAGTAGTTCCTGTGGGGAGCGCTCCCCACCACCCCCGCCCCCTCCACCGCCTTCTGATGAGGCCCTGCTGCACTGTGTCCTGGAAGGAAAGCTCCGTGATCGCGATCGCGAGGCAGAGTTGCAGCAGCTGCGGGACAGTCTGGATGAGAGCGAG GCGTATGAGGATCGGCAGCGGCACTGGCAGCGGGAGCGCGAGGCCCTGCGAGAGGACTCTGCGGCCCAGGCACAGCAGGCAGCACAGCGGGCACAGCGGGCCCAGCAGCTGCTACAGCTGCAGGTGTTCCAGCTGCAGCAGGAGAAGCGGCAGTTGCAGGATGACTTTGCGCAGCTGCTGCAGGAGCGCGAGCAGCTGGAACGGCGCTGTGCCACCTTCGAGCGGGAGCAGCGGGAGCTCGGGCCACGGCTGGAGGAGACCAAGTGGGAG GTGTGCCAGAAATCAGGCGAGATCTCTCTGCTGAAGCAGCAGCTGAAGGAGTCTCAGGCAGAGCTGGTACAGAAGGGCAGTGAGCTGGTGGCCCTGCGGGTCGCACTGCGAGAGACCCGTGCTGCACTGCGGGTCAGTGAGGGCCGGGCACGGGGCCTCCAGGAAGCAGCCCGGGCACGGGAGCTGGAGCTGGAAGCCTGTTCCCAGGAGCTACAACGACATCGCCAGGAAGCAGAGCGTCTGCGGGAGAAAGCTGGGCAGTTGGATGCTGAGGTGGCCGGACTCCGGGACCCCCCCGTGCCACCTGCCACTGCTGACCCCTTCCTCCTGGCAGAGAGTGATGAGGCCAAGGCACAGCGGGCAGCAGCTGGGGTAGGGGGCAGCCTGCGGGCCCAGGTGGAGCGGCTGCGGGCAGAGCTGCAGCAGGAGCGGCGGCGGGGCGAGGAGCAGCGGGACAACTTCGAGGGGGAGCGACAGGCCTGGCAGGCAGAGAAGGAGCAGGTGATCCGCTACCAGAAGCAGCTGCAGCACAACTACATCCAGATGTACCGGCGCAACCGGCAGCTGGAACAGGAGCTGCAGCAGCTCAGTCTGGAGCTGGAGGCCCGGGAGCTCGCTGACCTGGGGCTGGCCGAGCCAGCCCCCTGCATCTGCCTGGAGGAGATCACCGCTACTGAAATCTAG
- the LOC126059390 gene encoding PDZ domain-containing protein 7-like codes for MLLGVGRTFPKAWRDGWVPGPLHALAFALTQLWKSPLLSDLWSICLQYVHEGGVEDLVRPLLAILDRPEKLLLLRDIRSVVAPADLGRFDSMVMPVELEAFEALKSRAVRPPALRPAQQDTPPKRHLITPVPDSRGGFYLLPVNGFSEKEDDGELRERLGGLKVPLGASASRHPHKGFPPLQDVPVDAFAPRRSTCAPHPQPPPVAPRPLQPNWLLTEPLTHEDPQHIHSQGPTHSRSRSRNRGRGKSPGRRRSLSPVPVPTPSTTNRCYHKPRKSRPPLPQPMDGQAAKAGDSQGPSKNGTGRTSAKEAAPKAPSGELRTVTLSKMKQSLGISISGGIESKVQPMVKIEKIFPGGAAFLSGALQAGFELVAVDGESLEQVTHQRAVDTIRRAYRNKAQEPMELVVRVPSSNPLPLPSDSSALTDQHLPADPSPAH; via the exons ATGCT CCTAGGGGTGGGGAGAACCTTTCCAAAAGCTTGGAGGGATGGGTGGGTCCCAGGGCCCCTACATGCCCTAGCATTTGCCCTCACCCAGCTCTGGAAGTCCCCACTGCTATCTGACCTATGGTCCATCTGTCTGCAGTATGTGCATGAAGGTGGTGTGGAGGACCTGGTGAGGCCCCTGCTGGCCATTCTAGACAGACCGGAGAAGCTGCTGCTGCTGAGAGACATCAG AAGTGTGGTGGCCCCCGCAGACCTGGGCCGCTTCGACAGCATGGTGATGCCCGTGGAGCTGGAGGCTTTTGAGGCCCTCAAGAGCAGGGCAG TGAGGCCCCCTGCTTTGCGGCCAGCCCAGCAGGACACACCACCCAAGCGTCACCTCATCACCCCTGTGCCTG ACAGCCGTGGAGGCTTCTACCTACTGCCTGTGAATGGCTTCTCCGAGAAGGAAGATGATGGGGAGCTGAGGGAGCGGCTGGGGGGCCTCAAGGTCCCCCTGGGTGCCTCTGCCTCCCGCCATCCCCACAAAGGGTTCCCCCCTCTCCAAGATGTGCCAGTAGATGCCTTTGCCCCACGCCGAAGCACCTGTGCACCCCATCCCCAGCCACCTCCCGTTGCTCCGCGGCCCCTGCAGCCTAACTGGCTGCTGACAgagcccctgactcatgaggaCCCTCAGCATATCCACAGCCAGGGCCCAACCCACAGCCGCAGTCGAAGCCGCAACCGGGGTAGAGGCAAGTCCCCTGGACGTAGGCGCTCCCTGTCCCCAGTGCCTGTCCCTACCCCTAGTACGACCAACAGGTGCTACCACAAGCCTCGGAAGTCCAGGCCCCCTTTGCCACAGCCTATGGATGGGCAGGCAGCCAAGGCAGGGGACAGTCAAGGGCCTTCCAAGAATGGAACTGGCAGGACCTCAGCCAAGGAGGCAGCCCCGAAGGCCCCCAGTGGGGAGCTGAGGACAGTCACCCTATCCAAGATGAAGCAGTCCTTGG GCATCAGCATTTCAGGGGGCATCGAGTCCAAAGTGCAGCCCATGGTGAAGATAGAAAAGATTTTCCCCGGGGGAGCTGCCTTCCTCAGTGGGGCCCTTCAG GCTGGCTTTGAGCTTGTGGCAGTGGATGGAGAGAGCCTGGAGCAGGTGACCCACCAGCGAGCAGTAGACACCATCCGTCGGGCTTATCGAAACAAGGCTCAGGAGCCCATGGAGCTTGTGGTCAGGGTTCCCAGCTCCAACCCACTACCCTTACCCTCTGACTCGTCAGCCCTCACTGATCAGCACCTTCCTGCTGACCCATCCCCTGCCCACTGA